The nucleotide sequence GCGCTGTGCATAACTTTGGCAGACTCTGCCTCCTGCATTGGGGTTCGGCTTGCGAATTGCCGCCCCTACGTTGCCACTACTCTTTACATCGTTAACAGGAAGCTGCCATGTGGAATGACTGTCTATCGTCGCTAGAACAAGAAATGCCCGCGGATCAGTTCAATACTTGGATCCGCCCGCTACAGACGCAGACAGACGCTGGCCTTCTGAAAATCTTGGCGCCCAACCGTTTCGTAAAGGACTGGGTGCGCGATCGTTACCTGACTCGAATCGAGGAGTTGATTGGCCACGCCAATCCTCAGACTCGTGTTCAAATTGACGTTGGCAGTGCGCCCAAGGCCAAAACGTTGGACCCGGCGACGCCGGTGGTGGTCAAGCCGCTAGCGCCGGCGCCCCGTCAGGCCGTGGTCGAGGGCTCAATTAAACATACGCCGCGGTTAAACCGGACCTTCACCTTTGACAACTTTGTTGAGGGCAAATCAAACCAGTTGGCACGAGCGGCCGCCCAGCGTGTTGCCGAAAACCCTGGTGGTGAATACAACCCGTTATTTTTGTACGGCGATACTGGCTTGGGTAAGACGCACCTGATGCACGCAGTCGGCAACGAAATTATGGCCAAGAACCCGGATGCCAAGGTGATCTACGTGCATTCGGAACGCTTCGTCGCGGACATGGTTAAGGCGCTGCAGTTAAATGCGATCAATGACTTTAAGCGGGTGTACCGCAATGTAGATGCTCTGTTGATCGATGACATCCAGTTCTTTGCAGGCAAAGACAAAAGCCAGGAAGAGTTCTTTCATACCTTTAACACCCTGCTGGAAGGTAACCAGCAAATTATCCTGACGTCGGACCGTTACCCTAAAGAAATCGATAAGATGGAAGACCGATTAAAGAGTCGGTTTGGATGGGGTTTGACCGTGCGCCTTGAGCCGCCCGAGTTGGAAACGCGTGTCGCCATTTTGATCAACAAGGCGATCAGCTCGGGGATCGACTTGCAGAGAGAATGCGCATTCTTCATTGCCCAAAAGGTGCGTGGAAACGTGCGTGACTTGGAGGGCTCGCTGAAGCGTGTGATCGCCAACTCGAAGTTTTTGAACCAGCCGATCACGGTGCCTTTTATCAGTGAAACGCTGAAAGACATGATCGCGGTGCACGACCGCCAGGTCAGTCTGGACAACATTCAAAAAGTGGTCGCTGACTACTACAAGATGAAGCTGAGCGACTTGTTATCCAAGCGCCGCAACCGCTCGATTGCGCGGCCACGCCAGGTCG is from Litorivicinus lipolyticus and encodes:
- the dnaA gene encoding chromosomal replication initiator protein DnaA; its protein translation is MWNDCLSSLEQEMPADQFNTWIRPLQTQTDAGLLKILAPNRFVKDWVRDRYLTRIEELIGHANPQTRVQIDVGSAPKAKTLDPATPVVVKPLAPAPRQAVVEGSIKHTPRLNRTFTFDNFVEGKSNQLARAAAQRVAENPGGEYNPLFLYGDTGLGKTHLMHAVGNEIMAKNPDAKVIYVHSERFVADMVKALQLNAINDFKRVYRNVDALLIDDIQFFAGKDKSQEEFFHTFNTLLEGNQQIILTSDRYPKEIDKMEDRLKSRFGWGLTVRLEPPELETRVAILINKAISSGIDLQRECAFFIAQKVRGNVRDLEGSLKRVIANSKFLNQPITVPFISETLKDMIAVHDRQVSLDNIQKVVADYYKMKLSDLLSKRRNRSIARPRQVAMSLAKELTSHSLPEIGEAFGGRDHTTVLHACRKIKELLVTDAVIKADYDNLYKSLAG